GACCAGACCCAGTGCCTCCAAATCTCGTAATGCCTCCCGAATAGGCCCTCTGCTTATGGACATTTGTTGCGAAATTTCCAGTTCTTTAAGCTTATCACCGGGCTTGAGATGCCCCTGGATAATTGCATTTCGTATATCGTTCATTACACGTTGACGCAGAGAGAGATTTTCCTGACTTTTGAAATGAAAGGTTTCCATTATTCGCCTCCTCAATCTATTTGATTCGTAAACCCATATCCCTATTATAGAATAAAAGAAATCTGCACACAAATGATTGTTATCGATTGATTGTTGACAATCTTTAATTCGGAAAGTATGATAGCGATAAAACCGATACACAGGAGGAAAATTCCAATGAATGTACTGGCTATCTGCGCACATCCAGATGATGCGGAAATCTGGTGTGGAGGGACGCTTGCGAAATACGCTAAGCGTGGAGACAAGGTGACGATCGCAGTTGTCACGAACGGAGAAGTTGGTTCGCCGTCGCTTCCTAAGGAAGAGATCGCAGAGATCCGTCGTTTGGAAGCGATTGCAGCAGCTGAAGTCATCGGAGCGGAGCTCATCTGGCTGGGCTTTCGTGATGAATTTCTGTTCGATACGGAGGAGACAAGACTGTCTATTATTGAGGCGATGCGTGCTAGTAAAGCGGAAGTTGTACTAACGCACTGGCCGGACGACTTGTATAATCCAGACCACACGATAACTGGCCAGGTTTCTAACGATGTTGCAATAATGACAACAGTTCCTAATATTGTGACTTCAAGTCCGCCTCTCGCAAAGATCCCGATCGTTTATTTTATCGAAAGCGTCGCAGGACTTGGCTTCCAGCCAGAAGAGTACGTGGATATTACGGATACGTTCGAATTGAAGCAAAGTATGCTTGCCAAGCATGAGAGTCAGGTTGGTGATTGGCTGAAGGATCAATATGGCTCGAATGCCATGGAGATGATCGAGGTTATCGCTCGTTTTCGCGGGATTCAGAGTGGTGTTCGTTACGCGGAGGGCTTTATCAGAGCCAAAGCTTATCCACGCAATATTACAGGATCATTGCTACCTTGACGCTATTTGAAATAGGTAAGGAGGACTTATCATGAATCGGTTTACAGATCAGACGGTTATCGTGACTGGAGGAGCGACGGGCATTGGATTGGCAACCGCCAAGCTTTTCGCAGCTGAAGGTGCGAATGTTGTTATCGCAAGCCGTGGCGAGGAGAATGGGGCGCGCGCATTGCTTGAGCTCAAGGCGATTGGCGGAAATCCAATATTTATCCGTACAGATATCAGTGACGAGGAATCCGTCCAGAACTTGATTAATCGAGCTATCGAACATACCGGTCGTATTGATGTCATGGTTAATAATGCAGCAATGTTTTACGAAAGTGACTTTTTACTGGAAACGACTGAGCGTTGGAAGGCCGTCTTCGATACGATCGTGAATGGAGCCTATTGGTGCTCGAAGTATGCTGCAGATGTGATGGTTAAACGGGAAATAGGCGGGGCTATCGTTAATGTCTCCTCCATTAATGGTTATCGCGCATTAAACCGATCGAGCCACTACAATGCCGCCAAAGGTGCGCTCGATCAATTGACACGTTGTACGGCATTAGAGCTTTCTCCACATGGCATTCGGGTCAACGGCGTAGCTCCGGGCTTTATCGATACAGAGCTCTCAGTCGTTGGTGGAGTGAACGAGCTGGAGACAGAATGGTTTAAGCAATATTATGTAGAGCAAAGAAGAATTCCACAGGCGAGAGCTGGAACCGTTAATGA
This portion of the Cohnella abietis genome encodes:
- a CDS encoding PIG-L deacetylase family protein, producing MNVLAICAHPDDAEIWCGGTLAKYAKRGDKVTIAVVTNGEVGSPSLPKEEIAEIRRLEAIAAAEVIGAELIWLGFRDEFLFDTEETRLSIIEAMRASKAEVVLTHWPDDLYNPDHTITGQVSNDVAIMTTVPNIVTSSPPLAKIPIVYFIESVAGLGFQPEEYVDITDTFELKQSMLAKHESQVGDWLKDQYGSNAMEMIEVIARFRGIQSGVRYAEGFIRAKAYPRNITGSLLP
- a CDS encoding SDR family NAD(P)-dependent oxidoreductase; this encodes MNRFTDQTVIVTGGATGIGLATAKLFAAEGANVVIASRGEENGARALLELKAIGGNPIFIRTDISDEESVQNLINRAIEHTGRIDVMVNNAAMFYESDFLLETTERWKAVFDTIVNGAYWCSKYAADVMVKREIGGAIVNVSSINGYRALNRSSHYNAAKGALDQLTRCTALELSPHGIRVNGVAPGFIDTELSVVGGVNELETEWFKQYYVEQRRIPQARAGTVNEVASVIAFLASEASTYIQGAIIPVDGGLSITF